The DNA window AGGGCGATATTCCTCTTTATAAGATTAAAGGCTTCATGATCTATGTCATTTATAATAGTGTTCCTGAGTCCCCCTATCTCAAGCAGGTACCTTAGTCCCCTGACGCCCGTGCCCGCGAGCGCATCAATGGCTGACCTAAGGCCTGAGGTTTGGCTTGCGTAAGCGTTGAGCACCTGCACGGATAGGTCCCTGTTAAGTTCCATCTCAGGATTGTAGAACACCCGAAGCCAGGCCGGCTCAAGCTTGCCGCTCCTTACATTAAGGGCTGTCCTGGGGTCAGGTATGTAGAGTAAGGCCTTCCCCTCTCTTATTACCGCAAGCCTCACCGACGAGCCACCTTGCGAGCTCTGACGCTCTCCTCAGGTACTCATACCTGTTGCCTTCATTTAGGTATATGGCTATTCCCTGAGTCAGCAGTGAGTAAAGCCTGGGGTATACCTCATTAAGCCTATAGTAAAACGTTGCTATAACGGGCTTACTAATGTTTAACAGCAGGCTCTCTATGGCCGCCCTGAGCTCCCTGAGGCCCAGCTCCATGGGCCCCACCTCGTCCACTACTATGACGTCATAAGACCTAAGTGACGCATTCAATAGCTCTGACGCTTCGCGCCCTGCATCAGCATTAACGTAGTACCTGCCAACCCTTAGGGCGCCGGGCGTGGGCTCTGTGGTGGCGAGAGTTAATGTAATGTTCCCATCGAGGCTCTTTATAATAAAGCCTCTTCTCACTCCCCCCTCCCTGACCTCCGGTGTGACGAAGCCTCCAACGGAGCAGCCTGCGCTACTGACGCTTCTGGCTATTGTCAGCGCCAGTGTTGTCTTCCCTATTCCTGGCCTTCCTGTTATCCCTATTATCCTCCTCTGTTGCTGCTGCAACTACCTCACCCAAGATGCTCTCAAACTCCTCAATTGTAAGCGCGTTGTCAAGCCAGCTTAACTCCCTTATGGAGGGGCTGCCATCCGTTACGACGAAGCTGCGGCTTCCTATGAACTCCGCCATCCTAAACATGTTGCGGATCTTATTACTTAGCTCCCTAGGCTTCTCAGACCCATGCGGCACCGTCACGAGCGCCTTGAACTCCCCCCTTGAGAGGCAGAAGTCCAAGGGAGCCTTCCTTGTGTGGCAGAAGCCCATGTCAAGCTCCTCCAGCTTTCTCGCCAACAGCATCTCCTTCGGGCTCTCAGGCTTCGTGCCAAGGGAGGGCGTGGATGTGGCCATAACATCGTCTGATGGGCCAAAAACGTCTATCCCGGCAACTATATCTTCGCCCAGCTCTCTCACAAGCCTCTCGGCAACATCAAGCGTTGGCCTTATAGTCTCGTGCTCATAATCGTATATGGCCTTCCTCGACACCTTAATAGCCCTAGCCAGAGATCCAAGGCTATGACCCTTCAGGGTTCTTCGGGATCTCATTGCCTCGCCATTTATCTTCACTTTGAACTCGTCCTTCTCCTCATATATGGTGGGGTAGTTGCCCTCGACAGAGTTAAGCAGCGTATCAACGCTTACCAGCTTGGAGCCTCCGTAGTCATAAACGACCCCCTCGACAAGCTTAGCACCATCCCTGCGCTCAGCAACTATCAGGGCGTTCAGCTTCAGGTTAAATGAGAGCCCCTTGAGCTCTTCTCTCTCATCCTTACCTACAAGCTCGGCGTCATAGGCTAGCTTTAGCAGCACGGCCTCTCTATTCTTAACCTTCAGGGCAAGGTCCACGGTCCTCCTTAGCTGGTCCCTAGGGTAGTTGAGCTCTATAACATCACCTACCTCGGAGAGCAGCGAGAGAGCCTTACTTACAAACTCCTTTGATGCTTCGTACATGGCCATGGCTCTTATTTACACTAATATAACTGCTTCCCTTTGGAGTTTTTAAGGATATAATCGGCTCTCCGCCAGAGAAGCTGCTGCGCCCGCTCGGCGCGATGCTTATGCCTTAGGATTGTTGTTACGCGCAACCTGCGTTGCGCCGCTAGCCCTCCTTATTGCGAGAAGGTAGTGG is part of the Acidilobus sp. 7A genome and encodes:
- a CDS encoding nucleoside-triphosphatase, giving the protein MQQQQRRIIGITGRPGIGKTTLALTIARSVSSAGCSVGGFVTPEVREGGVRRGFIIKSLDGNITLTLATTEPTPGALRVGRYYVNADAGREASELLNASLRSYDVIVVDEVGPMELGLRELRAAIESLLLNISKPVIATFYYRLNEVYPRLYSLLTQGIAIYLNEGNRYEYLRRASELARWLVGEACGNKRGEGLTLHT
- a CDS encoding helix-turn-helix domain-containing protein; translated protein: MAMYEASKEFVSKALSLLSEVGDVIELNYPRDQLRRTVDLALKVKNREAVLLKLAYDAELVGKDEREELKGLSFNLKLNALIVAERRDGAKLVEGVVYDYGGSKLVSVDTLLNSVEGNYPTIYEEKDEFKVKINGEAMRSRRTLKGHSLGSLARAIKVSRKAIYDYEHETIRPTLDVAERLVRELGEDIVAGIDVFGPSDDVMATSTPSLGTKPESPKEMLLARKLEELDMGFCHTRKAPLDFCLSRGEFKALVTVPHGSEKPRELSNKIRNMFRMAEFIGSRSFVVTDGSPSIRELSWLDNALTIEEFESILGEVVAAATEEDNRDNRKARNREDNTGADNSQKRQ